A portion of the Sphingorhabdus pulchriflava genome contains these proteins:
- a CDS encoding ABC transporter permease, whose amino-acid sequence MSLSLASLWRIARRDLSARIRGLRLLAVCLFLGVATLAAIGSLTSSITEELSRRGQTILGGDIEIGIAQREASEAELKAFAAVGTVSETVRLRAMAIGPEGSDSVLAELKSVDNAYPLYGKFLLQGGKVASAPARGEIYIGEALADRFNLANGGAVRFGEASFKVSGIIAEEPDRLGEGFTLGPVAIVAPDSLDDTKLIQPGSMFESKYRIKLLASADPEAVAKSLEKQFPSAAWDITDRSNGAPGTRRFIERMGQFLTLVGLAALVIAGIGVGNGVGSYLESKRPGIATLKVTGADSGIIFRIYMLQIFAVAIAAIVVGLAVGSVMPMAIGWVAGDILPVAPGFTLHPLPLIISAIYGLLIAFAFALPPLARARTVPAAGLYRSVVEGAKRIDRRTAIWVTACIVAIVALAVGTAREPIFSLGFIGAAFALLLLLGAIAWVMRAVALRIPRPKAPLPRLALTNLHRPGSHTQALVIALGLGLTLFVTLAAIQTSINNEIQNSVPERAPSFFALDIPRERTEEFSAMVRKEAPDAEINLIPSLRGTIVEFGEQRVDQLEELPEGAWVLNGDRGLTYSPIVPEGSEVIAGEWWPADYKGPALVSLDVRVAESLNVGVGDSLTVSVLGVEIPTKIASLREVKWENFGLNYALVFSPGTFDAAPHSMVATLTVPAKAERALAKSIPPAFPSSSLIEVGEVVSQVTVLLQQMAQAIAAAASIAILAGIAVLVGAIAAARQSRVYDSVIMKLLGATRRQILGAQALEYAILAVVLGLVALALGLGAGWYVIVQIFDFTFAPDPATLAWTLIGGAGLTFALGMLGSLPILAARPAEALRNL is encoded by the coding sequence TTGAGCCTCTCGCTGGCCAGCCTATGGCGCATAGCCCGCCGCGACCTTTCAGCCCGCATCCGCGGATTACGTTTGCTAGCGGTTTGCCTTTTCCTCGGCGTTGCCACGCTGGCAGCCATTGGCAGCCTGACATCAAGCATCACCGAGGAGTTGTCACGCCGCGGCCAGACCATCCTTGGCGGCGATATCGAAATCGGCATCGCCCAGCGCGAAGCGAGTGAGGCTGAGTTGAAGGCCTTTGCGGCGGTCGGGACAGTCTCGGAAACGGTCCGCCTGCGCGCCATGGCGATCGGCCCGGAAGGCAGCGACAGCGTGCTTGCCGAGTTGAAATCCGTAGACAATGCCTATCCGCTTTATGGCAAGTTTCTGTTGCAAGGCGGTAAAGTCGCATCCGCACCGGCACGCGGTGAAATCTATATTGGCGAAGCCCTGGCCGATCGCTTCAACTTAGCGAATGGCGGCGCTGTCCGATTTGGCGAAGCCAGTTTCAAGGTAAGCGGGATCATCGCGGAGGAACCTGATCGACTTGGCGAGGGCTTCACATTGGGGCCTGTGGCAATCGTCGCGCCGGATTCGCTTGACGATACAAAGCTCATCCAGCCCGGCAGCATGTTCGAAAGCAAGTACCGCATCAAATTGCTGGCAAGCGCGGACCCGGAAGCGGTCGCCAAATCGCTCGAAAAGCAATTTCCATCTGCCGCTTGGGACATCACCGACCGTTCGAACGGTGCACCTGGCACACGTCGTTTCATCGAACGCATGGGGCAGTTTCTGACTCTCGTCGGCCTTGCTGCATTGGTGATTGCGGGCATCGGTGTGGGTAACGGCGTGGGCAGCTATCTGGAAAGCAAACGCCCGGGCATCGCCACGCTGAAGGTCACCGGCGCGGATAGCGGCATTATTTTCCGCATCTATATGCTTCAGATTTTCGCAGTGGCGATTGCGGCCATCGTTGTCGGGCTTGCGGTAGGCAGTGTCATGCCGATGGCGATAGGCTGGGTAGCAGGCGATATCCTGCCGGTTGCGCCCGGTTTCACCCTGCACCCCCTGCCTCTCATCATTAGCGCGATTTACGGTCTGCTGATTGCCTTCGCCTTCGCTCTCCCTCCCCTCGCCCGTGCCCGCACCGTGCCCGCCGCCGGATTGTACCGTTCGGTCGTCGAAGGCGCCAAACGCATCGACCGCCGTACAGCCATCTGGGTAACAGCTTGCATTGTAGCGATAGTGGCACTGGCGGTCGGAACCGCCCGCGAACCGATTTTCTCGTTGGGCTTCATTGGCGCGGCTTTCGCCTTACTGCTGCTGCTTGGGGCGATTGCCTGGGTAATGCGGGCGGTCGCGTTGCGCATACCCCGCCCCAAGGCCCCATTGCCGCGTTTGGCTCTTACCAACCTGCATCGCCCAGGATCGCACACACAGGCGCTGGTGATCGCGCTGGGGCTTGGCCTCACCCTGTTCGTTACGCTGGCGGCGATCCAGACCAGCATCAACAACGAAATCCAGAACAGCGTCCCCGAACGCGCCCCGAGCTTTTTCGCGCTCGATATCCCGCGCGAGCGGACGGAAGAATTCTCGGCGATGGTCCGCAAGGAAGCGCCTGATGCCGAAATCAACCTCATCCCCTCCTTGCGCGGTACCATCGTCGAATTCGGCGAGCAGCGTGTCGATCAACTTGAAGAACTTCCCGAAGGCGCTTGGGTGCTCAACGGCGACCGGGGCCTGACTTACAGTCCCATTGTTCCAGAAGGCAGCGAGGTTATCGCGGGCGAATGGTGGCCAGCTGACTATAAAGGTCCAGCTTTGGTGTCGCTCGACGTGCGCGTGGCGGAGTCACTCAACGTCGGCGTTGGCGACAGCTTAACCGTCAGCGTCCTCGGCGTCGAAATCCCCACCAAAATCGCATCGTTACGCGAAGTGAAGTGGGAGAATTTCGGGCTCAACTATGCGCTGGTTTTCTCACCCGGCACCTTCGATGCCGCGCCGCATAGCATGGTCGCGACACTGACGGTTCCGGCCAAGGCCGAACGCGCACTGGCCAAATCGATACCACCCGCCTTCCCGTCTTCCTCGTTGATCGAGGTCGGAGAAGTTGTGAGCCAGGTAACGGTCTTATTGCAGCAAATGGCGCAGGCGATCGCGGCCGCAGCTTCCATCGCCATTCTTGCCGGCATTGCCGTGCTCGTCGGCGCAATTGCTGCAGCCCGGCAGAGCCGCGTTTACGACAGCGTCATCATGAAGCTGCTCGGTGCGACGCGGCGGCAGATATTGGGTGCGCAGGCGCTGGAATATGCGATTCTCGCTGTCGTGCTCGGTCTTGTCGCGCTGGCGCTTGGGCTGGGTGCGGGCTGGTATGTGATTGTGCAAATCTTCGATTTCACCTTCGCCCCGGACCCTGCGACGCTGGCGTGGACGCTGATCGGCGGCGCCGGACTTACCTTTGCGCTGGGTATGCTAGGCTCCTTGCCAATATTGGCCGCACGTCCCGCCGAAGCGCTCAGGAACCTCTAG
- a CDS encoding bile acid:sodium symporter family protein — translation MRIAMISRLIPDRFVLLLLAAVLLGWLLPVSGRGLAIAQDVSFVSIFALFFLHGLRLPRHEVVKAARSWKVQGAMLSFSFVVLPLAGLALAKGAGWMLPAALATGLVYCAMLPSTVQSAISYSSMGGGNVAASVVGAALSNLSGIILTPALVALVLGAASGVTIGSDTIIRIATMLLLPFALGQIAQGWLGGWAHRQKAMLSFFDRLVILIAVYVAFAGAVNSGSLSALDLGTMAALCALLGVLLAFAFAGAWFFGGVLGLDRADRVSLVFAGAQKSIATGAPMAAILFGASAGLIVLPAIIYHMAQLLLSAPLAARLARGS, via the coding sequence ATGCGCATCGCCATGATTTCACGCCTGATCCCCGACCGCTTTGTGCTCCTGCTTCTGGCCGCGGTGCTGCTTGGCTGGCTGCTGCCAGTGTCGGGGCGGGGGTTGGCGATTGCGCAAGATGTTAGTTTCGTCAGTATATTCGCGCTGTTTTTCCTTCACGGATTGCGGCTGCCGCGTCACGAAGTGGTCAAGGCGGCCCGTAGCTGGAAAGTACAGGGGGCGATGCTGTCCTTCAGTTTTGTTGTCCTGCCGCTGGCCGGGTTGGCGCTCGCGAAGGGAGCAGGGTGGATGCTGCCTGCTGCTTTGGCGACGGGATTGGTGTATTGTGCGATGCTGCCATCAACGGTGCAGTCGGCGATCAGTTACAGCTCTATGGGTGGCGGCAATGTGGCAGCGTCGGTGGTAGGCGCGGCGCTATCTAACCTTTCGGGTATTATTTTGACACCGGCGCTGGTCGCTCTGGTGCTGGGAGCAGCATCCGGCGTGACAATTGGAAGCGATACGATCATCCGCATCGCAACCATGTTGCTATTGCCCTTTGCCCTTGGCCAGATAGCGCAGGGCTGGCTCGGCGGTTGGGCACATCGACAAAAGGCGATGCTGTCGTTCTTTGACAGACTGGTGATCCTGATCGCGGTCTATGTTGCCTTCGCCGGGGCTGTGAATTCGGGCAGCCTGTCTGCGCTCGATTTGGGGACAATGGCCGCGCTATGCGCATTGCTTGGCGTGCTGCTGGCTTTTGCCTTTGCAGGGGCGTGGTTTTTCGGAGGCGTGTTAGGGCTGGATCGCGCGGATCGTGTCAGCCTTGTTTTCGCCGGTGCGCAAAAGAGCATTGCGACCGGGGCGCCGATGGCCGCGATCCTGTTTGGTGCTTCAGCTGGGCTGATCGTGCTGCCCGCCATCATCTATCATATGGCGCAATTGCTGCTGTCTGCACCGCTGGCGGCGCGCTTGGCTAGAGGTTCCTGA